A DNA window from Clavibacter sepedonicus contains the following coding sequences:
- a CDS encoding PP2C family protein-serine/threonine phosphatase: MTTVTQAAAVSHVGKVRSNNQDSGYAGRDLFVVADGMGGHAGGDVASAVALTRIVEADKPYASAHDAEFALQAGLVAANQLLAETVFEHSELTGMGTTVSALARVGRHVAIAHIGDSRIYLFRRGELSQISADHTFVQRLVDSGRITPEEALVHPRRSVLMRVLGDVDAAPEVDTQVLDTHTGDRWLLCSDGLSSYVSEERITEILAAAGTPDTVADALVKESLDHGAPDNVTVVVVDVLDEDDETAASRPAPEPVLVGSAAQPLAFGDEPAKRAVRIPSLLLHPLRATTAARDAQFEPESDQYLEALIAEDKRRALRRRVTWLVGVALILAGLVLACVLGYRWTQSRYYVGEADGTVAVYNGVQQTIGPIELSHVYARTEVRVDDLQPFYRQQVEQTINADSLAGAEEIVNRLQEAAGG, encoded by the coding sequence GTGACGACAGTGACGCAGGCCGCTGCCGTCTCCCACGTGGGCAAGGTCCGGTCGAACAACCAGGACTCGGGCTACGCGGGGCGGGACCTCTTCGTCGTCGCCGACGGCATGGGCGGGCACGCGGGCGGCGACGTCGCCTCCGCGGTCGCCCTCACGCGGATCGTCGAGGCCGACAAGCCCTACGCCTCCGCGCACGACGCCGAGTTCGCGCTCCAGGCGGGCCTCGTCGCCGCCAACCAGCTCCTCGCCGAGACCGTGTTCGAGCACTCCGAGCTCACCGGGATGGGCACCACCGTCAGCGCGCTGGCCCGCGTCGGCCGCCACGTCGCGATCGCCCACATCGGCGACTCGCGCATCTACCTCTTCCGCCGCGGCGAGCTCAGCCAGATCTCCGCCGACCACACCTTCGTGCAGCGCCTCGTCGACAGCGGCCGCATCACGCCGGAGGAGGCGCTCGTGCACCCGCGCCGATCCGTGCTGATGCGCGTGCTCGGCGACGTCGACGCGGCCCCCGAGGTCGACACGCAGGTCCTCGACACGCACACGGGCGACCGCTGGCTGCTCTGCTCGGACGGGCTCAGCAGCTACGTGAGCGAGGAGCGGATCACCGAGATCCTCGCGGCCGCGGGCACGCCCGACACCGTGGCTGACGCGCTCGTGAAGGAGTCGCTCGACCACGGCGCCCCCGACAACGTCACGGTCGTGGTCGTCGACGTGCTCGACGAGGACGACGAGACGGCCGCATCCCGCCCGGCGCCCGAGCCCGTGCTCGTCGGATCCGCGGCGCAGCCCCTCGCGTTCGGCGACGAGCCGGCGAAGCGCGCCGTCCGCATCCCGTCGCTGCTGCTGCACCCGCTGCGCGCCACCACGGCCGCGCGCGACGCGCAGTTCGAGCCGGAGTCGGACCAGTACCTCGAGGCCCTCATCGCGGAGGACAAGCGCCGCGCCCTCCGCCGCCGCGTCACCTGGCTGGTGGGGGTCGCGCTGATCCTCGCGGGCCTCGTCCTCGCCTGCGTCCTCGGCTACCGCTGGACGCAGTCGCGCTACTACGTGGGCGAGGCCGACGGCACGGTCGCGGTCTACAACGGCGTGCAGCAGACCATCGGCCCGATCGAGCTGTCGCACGTCTACGCCCGCACCGAGGTGCGGGTCGACGACCTCCAGCCGTTCTACCGCCAGCAGGTGGAGCAGACCATCAACGCCGACTCGCTCGCGGGCGCCGAGGAGATCGTCAACCGGCTGCAGGAGGCCGCGGGTGGCTAG
- a CDS encoding RecQ family ATP-dependent DNA helicase, producing MKQNRTAAGTTRSTRTTTRTAHDRAPDGRTPDERPAAGDPAIVPEPAPGPEPEDAIRVARESFGWDRLHDGQVRTIGPLVRGRDALVVMPTGYGKSAIYQVATVLMDGLTVVVSPLIALQADQVQNLEDAPAAPPARVINSTIRGTALEEAWATVEEPGARIVFLTPEQLARDEVVARLVARGVALVVIDEAHCVASWGHDFRPDYLGLGGVIDALGHPPTVAMTATGSTPVRTEVEERLGLRDPFVLSSGFDRPNIRLEVRRHTEESEKRRAIVAHVMEQTQPGLVYVATRKDAEDYADEIRVAGLRVDAYHAGLPAAERERVQTAFHEDDVDVVVATSAFGMGIDKPTVRYVIHASPPESVDAYYQEVGRAGRDGEPAVGILHYRAEDLGLRRYFAARTPRPASLRDVYAAVAVAGVDGPVRPAAVAERAGMSARTVGGVLGLLVDAGVLGSDRDGAFVREELDPREAASRAKGVAQERERVEVSRLDMMRGYAEAPQCRRQFLLGYFGEESPERCGNCDACDRLEEEDAHEEAMGATDGGSPVASDEMFPAQSQVTHAEWGPGTVMSTEDDRITVFFETEGYRVLSRRLVEEGSLLQPA from the coding sequence GTGAAGCAGAACCGCACCGCGGCGGGCACGACCCGCAGCACCCGCACGACCACGCGCACCGCGCACGACCGCGCGCCCGACGGCCGCACGCCGGACGAGCGGCCCGCCGCCGGGGATCCGGCCATCGTCCCGGAGCCCGCGCCGGGACCCGAGCCCGAGGACGCGATCCGCGTCGCCCGCGAGTCGTTCGGCTGGGACCGGCTCCATGACGGCCAGGTGCGCACGATCGGCCCGCTCGTCCGCGGCCGCGACGCGCTCGTCGTGATGCCCACCGGCTACGGCAAGTCCGCGATCTACCAGGTCGCGACCGTGCTGATGGACGGCCTGACCGTCGTCGTCTCGCCGCTCATCGCGCTGCAGGCCGACCAGGTGCAGAACCTCGAGGACGCGCCCGCGGCGCCGCCCGCGCGCGTGATCAACAGCACGATCCGCGGCACGGCGCTCGAGGAGGCGTGGGCGACCGTGGAGGAGCCCGGCGCGCGGATCGTGTTCCTCACGCCCGAGCAGCTGGCGCGCGACGAGGTCGTCGCGCGGCTGGTGGCCCGCGGGGTGGCGCTCGTGGTGATCGACGAGGCGCACTGCGTGGCGTCGTGGGGCCACGACTTCCGGCCCGACTACCTGGGGCTCGGCGGCGTGATCGACGCGCTCGGGCACCCGCCGACCGTCGCGATGACGGCGACCGGGTCCACGCCCGTCCGCACCGAGGTCGAGGAGCGGCTGGGGCTGCGGGACCCGTTCGTGCTGTCCAGCGGGTTCGACCGGCCGAACATCCGGCTCGAGGTGCGGCGGCACACGGAGGAGTCGGAGAAGCGGCGCGCGATCGTCGCACACGTGATGGAGCAGACGCAGCCGGGCCTCGTCTACGTCGCGACGCGCAAGGACGCCGAGGACTACGCCGACGAGATCCGCGTGGCCGGCCTCCGCGTCGACGCGTACCACGCGGGCCTGCCGGCGGCCGAGCGCGAGCGCGTGCAGACCGCGTTCCACGAGGACGACGTGGACGTGGTCGTGGCGACGAGCGCGTTCGGCATGGGCATCGACAAGCCGACCGTGCGGTACGTGATCCACGCGTCGCCGCCCGAGTCGGTGGACGCCTACTACCAGGAGGTCGGGCGCGCGGGCCGCGACGGGGAGCCGGCCGTCGGGATCCTGCACTACCGCGCCGAGGACCTCGGCCTCCGCCGCTACTTCGCGGCGCGCACGCCGCGGCCGGCGAGCCTCCGCGACGTGTACGCGGCGGTCGCGGTGGCGGGCGTCGACGGACCCGTGCGGCCGGCCGCGGTCGCCGAGCGCGCGGGGATGTCGGCGCGCACGGTGGGCGGCGTGCTCGGCCTGCTCGTGGACGCGGGCGTGCTCGGATCCGACCGGGACGGCGCCTTCGTGCGCGAGGAGCTGGATCCCCGGGAGGCCGCCTCGCGTGCCAAGGGGGTCGCGCAGGAGCGCGAACGCGTCGAGGTGTCACGGCTGGACATGATGCGCGGCTACGCCGAGGCACCGCAGTGCCGCCGCCAGTTCCTGCTCGGGTACTTCGGCGAGGAGTCGCCGGAGCGGTGCGGCAACTGCGACGCGTGCGACCGGCTCGAGGAGGAGGACGCGCACGAGGAGGCGATGGGGGCGACGGACGGCGGCTCCCCGGTCGCGTCGGACGAGATGTTCCCCGCGCAGTCGCAGGTCACCCACGCCGAGTGGGGCCCGGGCACCGTGATGAGCACGGAGGACGACCGGATCACCGTCTTCTTCGAGACGGAGGGGTACCGCGTGCTGTCGCGGAGGCTCGTGGAGGAGGGGTCGCTGTTGCAGCCGGCGTGA
- a CDS encoding IS481-like element IS1121 family transposase gives MSHGNARLTVHGRVLLVRRVVEDRRPVAHVARELGVSRQCAHRWVNRFRAEGLRGLTDRSSRPRSVPRRTSPERERAVLEARAQLRAGPARLAPVTGVPSRTISRILRRHGAPPLAWLDPVTGAVIRASRSTAHRYEHEHPGDLIHVDVKKLGRIPDGGGWRVHGRSEQVRGRGIGFDYVHAAVDDHTRLAYAEIHPDEKGATAAGFLTRAAAYFAGHGITRIERVITDNAFAYRHSTAFKNAVQDLGARQKFIRPHCPWQNGKVERFNRTLATEWAYRQPFTSNQHRADALDPFIEHYNTERIHSSHGLTPAARVSPTS, from the coding sequence ATGTCCCACGGTAATGCTCGTCTGACGGTTCACGGGAGGGTTCTCCTCGTGCGGCGGGTGGTGGAGGATCGTCGGCCGGTCGCGCACGTCGCGCGGGAGCTGGGGGTGTCGCGGCAGTGCGCGCATCGATGGGTGAACCGGTTCCGTGCCGAGGGGCTGCGAGGGCTGACGGATCGGTCATCGCGGCCCCGGTCAGTACCGAGGCGAACGAGCCCGGAGCGGGAACGGGCCGTGCTGGAAGCGCGGGCCCAGTTGCGGGCGGGTCCTGCGCGGCTGGCGCCGGTGACAGGTGTTCCATCCCGTACGATCTCCCGCATCCTGCGCCGGCACGGGGCGCCGCCGTTGGCATGGTTGGACCCCGTCACCGGGGCCGTGATCCGGGCATCCCGGTCAACGGCGCACCGGTATGAGCACGAGCATCCGGGTGATCTGATCCACGTGGACGTGAAGAAGCTCGGGAGGATCCCGGACGGAGGCGGCTGGCGGGTCCACGGGCGCAGCGAGCAGGTCCGCGGCCGCGGGATCGGGTTCGATTACGTCCATGCCGCGGTCGATGACCACACCCGTCTCGCCTACGCGGAGATCCATCCCGATGAGAAAGGCGCGACCGCGGCCGGGTTCCTGACCCGCGCAGCGGCGTACTTCGCCGGGCATGGGATCACCCGGATCGAGCGGGTCATCACGGACAACGCGTTCGCCTACCGGCACTCGACCGCGTTCAAGAACGCCGTCCAGGACCTGGGCGCGCGGCAGAAGTTCATCCGCCCGCACTGCCCCTGGCAGAACGGCAAGGTCGAGCGCTTCAACCGGACCCTCGCGACCGAGTGGGCCTACCGGCAACCCTTCACCAGCAACCAACACCGCGCCGACGCGCTTGACCCCTTCATCGAGCACTACAACACTGAACGGATCCACTCGAGCCACGGGCTCACGCCCGCGGCCCGAGTGTCACCAACGTCATGA
- a CDS encoding response regulator: MIEAAGAVDGSSSAEAVVSVVVIDDESLVRSGIAMVLGASPRIAVRAAVSSDTAVATVREHAPDVVLLDIRMPAPDGLTILAELMAEPRPPAVAMLTTFDTDDQVLEALHRGASGFLLKDTDPEQLARHVLTLASGGIVLAPGLRPGRLFRSREDDAERARVARLGDRELVVLKALARGLSNAEIVAASGLTLGTVKETVSSIVQALGVRTRVEAAVVADRAGLVPRR, translated from the coding sequence GTGATCGAGGCAGCGGGCGCGGTCGACGGCAGCTCCTCGGCGGAGGCCGTCGTGAGCGTGGTCGTGATCGACGACGAGTCGCTCGTGCGATCCGGCATCGCGATGGTGCTGGGCGCCAGCCCGCGGATCGCCGTGCGCGCGGCTGTGTCGAGCGACACGGCCGTCGCGACCGTGCGGGAGCACGCGCCCGACGTGGTGCTGCTCGACATCCGGATGCCCGCGCCCGACGGCCTCACGATCCTCGCCGAGCTCATGGCCGAGCCCCGCCCGCCGGCGGTCGCCATGCTCACCACCTTCGACACCGACGACCAAGTGCTCGAGGCCCTGCACCGCGGCGCGTCGGGCTTCCTCCTGAAGGACACGGATCCGGAGCAGCTCGCCCGGCACGTGCTCACGCTCGCGTCCGGCGGGATCGTGCTCGCGCCGGGGCTCCGACCCGGGCGCCTCTTCCGCTCGCGGGAGGACGACGCCGAGCGCGCGCGGGTCGCCCGGCTCGGCGACCGCGAGCTGGTCGTGCTGAAGGCGCTCGCGCGCGGCCTGTCGAACGCGGAGATCGTCGCGGCGAGCGGGCTCACGCTCGGCACGGTGAAGGAGACGGTCAGCTCGATCGTGCAGGCGCTCGGGGTCCGCACGCGGGTCGAGGCGGCCGTCGTCGCCGACCGCGCCGGCCTCGTGCCGCGGCGGTGA
- a CDS encoding FhaA domain-containing protein codes for MGILDNFEKGLERAVNGAFVKTFKSGLQPVEIAAQLRRELDTHAAVVDRDLILVPNSFTLRVSRADAERMASIGTALTDQLRQAVEKHASSQGYQFAGVVQVGFREDDAISEGVLEIDSRTAEGSVTWMPVVDVAGARHPLPVGRTVIGRGSDADITVDDPGTSRRHVEIAWDGTRAQVRDLGSTNGSELNGAPVTKAPLPPESVIRIGRTAITFRVVPQATEERGGRDTRGQRHDDGFWGAS; via the coding sequence GTGGGAATCCTGGACAACTTCGAGAAGGGCCTCGAGCGCGCCGTCAACGGCGCCTTCGTGAAGACCTTCAAGTCCGGCCTGCAGCCCGTGGAGATCGCCGCGCAGCTGCGTCGTGAGCTCGACACCCACGCCGCCGTCGTCGACCGCGACCTCATCCTCGTGCCCAACTCCTTCACCCTCCGGGTCTCCCGCGCCGACGCGGAGCGGATGGCGAGCATCGGCACCGCGCTCACCGACCAGCTGCGCCAGGCGGTCGAGAAGCACGCGTCGTCGCAGGGCTACCAGTTCGCCGGCGTGGTGCAGGTCGGCTTCCGCGAGGACGACGCCATCTCCGAGGGCGTGCTCGAGATCGACAGCCGCACGGCCGAGGGCAGCGTCACGTGGATGCCCGTGGTCGACGTCGCCGGCGCCCGCCACCCGCTCCCCGTCGGCCGCACCGTCATCGGCCGCGGCAGCGACGCCGACATCACGGTCGACGACCCGGGCACGTCCCGCCGCCACGTCGAGATCGCGTGGGACGGCACCCGCGCCCAGGTCCGCGACCTCGGATCCACGAACGGCTCCGAGCTGAACGGTGCGCCCGTCACGAAGGCGCCGCTCCCGCCCGAGTCCGTGATCCGCATCGGCCGCACCGCCATCACCTTCCGCGTCGTGCCGCAGGCCACCGAGGAGCGCGGCGGGCGCGACACCCGGGGCCAGCGCCACGACGACGGGTTCTGGGGAGCGTCGTGA
- a CDS encoding sensor histidine kinase: protein MRVSGRAPASGDATDPDALDATAPGVRPAAARARAALVDLLVAGIATALSSGFLSASQSSGEVAAGIAACLGLLLRRRWPWLSVLAALPAFSVSIAYVPLMIALFDLGLSRAPRWQVTVAAGASLVAYMAPLWPPEDVQFLIEPLVDASIYTVGPALLGAFLRERRTAAAQLRELREAQTLGQLQAAEVALARERAVLAREMHDVVSHQVSLIAVQAGAMQVGAADEPSREAARTIRALSTVTLEELRGMVEVLRAAGGERRELAPQPTLQDVPALVAASGISVETEIDLPADLSAAAQRAVYRTVQEGLTNARKHATGAPVRITGRLDAGHVVLEVEAGRATLPLLDLPSGRHGLTGLRERAQLLGGSLAAETRADGSHLLRLRFPL from the coding sequence ATGCGCGTGAGCGGGAGGGCGCCCGCCTCGGGCGACGCGACGGATCCCGACGCCCTCGACGCGACCGCTCCCGGCGTCCGGCCCGCCGCCGCCCGTGCGCGCGCGGCGCTCGTCGACCTGCTGGTGGCGGGGATCGCCACGGCCCTGTCCTCCGGGTTCCTCTCGGCCTCGCAGTCGTCGGGGGAGGTCGCCGCGGGGATCGCCGCCTGCCTCGGCCTCCTGCTCCGCCGCCGCTGGCCGTGGCTGAGCGTGCTGGCCGCGCTGCCCGCCTTCTCCGTCAGCATCGCGTACGTGCCGCTCATGATCGCCCTGTTCGACCTCGGCCTCTCGCGTGCGCCGCGGTGGCAGGTCACGGTCGCGGCGGGCGCATCCCTGGTCGCGTACATGGCGCCGCTCTGGCCGCCGGAGGACGTGCAGTTCCTGATCGAGCCGCTCGTCGACGCGAGCATCTACACGGTCGGACCCGCGCTCCTCGGCGCGTTTCTCCGCGAGCGGCGGACGGCGGCGGCCCAGCTGCGGGAGCTGCGGGAGGCCCAGACGCTCGGGCAGCTGCAGGCCGCCGAGGTCGCGCTCGCCCGGGAGCGCGCGGTGCTGGCGCGCGAGATGCACGACGTGGTGTCGCACCAGGTCAGCCTCATCGCCGTGCAGGCCGGCGCGATGCAGGTGGGCGCGGCCGACGAGCCCTCGCGGGAGGCCGCGCGCACGATCCGAGCGCTCAGCACGGTCACGCTCGAGGAGCTGCGCGGCATGGTGGAGGTGCTCCGCGCGGCCGGCGGGGAGCGGCGCGAGCTCGCGCCGCAGCCGACCCTCCAGGACGTGCCGGCGCTGGTGGCGGCCAGCGGGATCAGCGTGGAGACCGAGATCGACCTCCCCGCCGACCTGTCCGCCGCCGCCCAGCGCGCCGTCTACCGCACGGTGCAGGAGGGGCTCACCAACGCGCGGAAGCACGCGACCGGCGCGCCCGTGCGGATCACCGGGCGCCTGGACGCGGGCCACGTGGTGCTCGAGGTCGAGGCGGGCCGGGCGACGCTCCCGCTGCTCGACCTGCCGAGCGGACGCCACGGGCTCACCGGCCTGCGCGAGCGCGCCCAGCTGCTCGGCGGGAGCCTCGCGGCCGAGACGCGCGCCGACGGATCCCACCTGCTGCGGCTGCGCTTCCCGCTCTGA
- a CDS encoding GTP-binding protein, with product MPARDHLPLPVYPQPPSGVVLVVGEGSGLRSVLRDAVDDVAGTLLVLPAEEADPVEPIARFLDDLAGRGPGVEAVVGIPATADVRATGMQLDLLLRREHELRRASGGSGSGFGLRHVVSVVAADRLHSIAFGRVEDAFDEAETLADLVEYATVVVLTGMARVPPESRGTLLALVRRLAPRAAVLDARRPLALDRLPRWGDVAGLAASAGWMRELTAAGVASRPGEVDRLDGPVGSVVVGDPRPLHPERLALAVEEELRPDRAGLVLRSKGFVSLASRPGEVGGWSSVGSMLTLQPTGIDPWQEGAPHGTEIAFFGVGLRPAVLRRAIGRAVLTGEELAAGPAEWAGYADPFPRVVAD from the coding sequence ATGCCCGCTCGCGACCACCTGCCCCTGCCCGTGTACCCGCAGCCGCCGTCGGGCGTCGTCCTCGTGGTGGGCGAGGGATCCGGCCTCCGCTCGGTGCTGCGGGACGCGGTCGACGACGTCGCGGGGACGCTGCTCGTGCTCCCGGCCGAGGAGGCGGATCCGGTCGAGCCCATCGCGCGGTTCCTCGACGACCTCGCCGGGCGCGGGCCGGGCGTCGAGGCCGTGGTGGGGATCCCCGCGACCGCCGACGTGCGCGCGACCGGGATGCAGCTCGACCTCCTGCTGCGCCGCGAGCACGAGCTGCGGCGCGCGTCCGGCGGGTCGGGATCCGGCTTCGGGCTGCGCCACGTCGTCTCGGTGGTGGCCGCCGACCGGCTGCACTCCATCGCGTTCGGCCGCGTCGAGGACGCGTTCGACGAGGCCGAGACGCTCGCCGACCTCGTCGAGTACGCGACCGTGGTGGTGCTGACCGGCATGGCGCGCGTGCCGCCGGAGTCGCGCGGCACGCTGCTCGCGCTCGTGCGCCGGCTCGCGCCGCGCGCCGCCGTGCTCGACGCGCGCCGGCCGCTCGCGCTCGACCGGCTGCCCCGCTGGGGCGACGTGGCGGGGCTCGCGGCGTCGGCGGGGTGGATGCGCGAGCTCACGGCGGCGGGCGTCGCGTCACGGCCGGGGGAGGTCGACCGGCTCGACGGGCCCGTGGGATCCGTCGTCGTCGGCGACCCGCGACCGCTGCACCCCGAGCGGCTCGCGCTCGCCGTGGAGGAGGAGCTGCGGCCCGACCGCGCGGGCCTCGTGCTGCGCTCCAAGGGCTTCGTGTCGCTGGCGTCGCGGCCGGGCGAGGTGGGCGGGTGGTCGAGCGTGGGATCGATGCTGACGCTGCAGCCGACCGGGATCGACCCGTGGCAGGAGGGTGCGCCGCACGGCACGGAGATCGCGTTCTTCGGCGTGGGGCTGCGGCCCGCCGTGCTGCGGCGCGCGATCGGACGGGCCGTGCTCACGGGCGAGGAGCTCGCGGCGGGGCCGGCGGAGTGGGCCGGGTACGCGGATCCGTTCCCCCGGGTGGTCGCGGACTGA
- the ykgO gene encoding type B 50S ribosomal protein L36, with amino-acid sequence MKVRNSIKALKKLPGAQVVRRRGRVFVINKQNPRNKARQG; translated from the coding sequence ATGAAGGTGCGCAACTCGATCAAGGCCCTGAAGAAGCTCCCCGGCGCGCAGGTCGTGCGCCGCCGCGGCCGCGTCTTCGTCATCAACAAGCAGAACCCGCGGAACAAGGCACGGCAGGGCTGA
- a CDS encoding bifunctional lysylphosphatidylglycerol flippase/synthetase MprF, with protein MTHPTLAPDARPPAVDPADRPPVDPAGTAAPGARGAVRGAIRVVGRVIARHPVAILAVPAGSAWIGLMAGLGELAHPAATAIGVAVTVLVLGWSESRIGILRTALVAALGSLAPVAVSSLLLAAGVALGDLYSQIDAADRLWAPSVVLVAVAAAASRGLAPAHRDGLRAALLAAVLAGLLAGGHGVDLTRGVALLIGLGLGRILVPLSARPAWHDRTASSARVVAATVLGTVTLSWWIAAVSGDAIGVLGAMGSLLDPGPTVAVLCVLILAVALLLRGRRLGLVLGIAALLLVTGLLAWYDTVIPLAEDWFAFPVDSWIDVELPPLVLTTWLVPAAALAVLFARRRSFARRPSAEGRPAGRDRVLAQLARSDAGSLGFMGTWSGSSHWFAADDGDPTVRGAVAYRAAHGVALTVSDPLASADDAPATIRAFARHCSARGLVPAFYSIHSRHLPVFAELGWSITPVAEEAVIDLAGFSTSGKRRQDLRTAANRAARDGVDALWGTYRGLPDDLRRAVDALSGDWADAKALPEMGFTLGGLRELDDPEVRMLLAVDAAGRVHGVTSWLPVFRDGRLVGRTLDVMRRGADPMPGVMEFLIATAARAFQAEGLETLSLSGTPLAGVGEMRSAGAVDRIVARLLTATGRVLEPSYGFTSLLRFKAKFDPRYETLWLACPTAADLAPIGRALTAAYVPTLRIRQLAGALRAARGDARARRRAARSARRAARGASCTGS; from the coding sequence GTGACGCACCCGACGCTCGCCCCCGATGCCCGTCCGCCCGCCGTCGACCCCGCGGATCGTCCGCCCGTCGACCCCGCCGGGACCGCGGCGCCCGGTGCTCGCGGCGCCGTCCGGGGCGCGATCCGCGTCGTCGGCCGCGTGATCGCCCGCCACCCGGTCGCGATCCTCGCGGTACCCGCCGGCAGCGCGTGGATCGGCCTCATGGCCGGCCTCGGCGAGCTCGCGCACCCGGCCGCCACCGCCATCGGCGTGGCGGTCACCGTCCTGGTGCTGGGCTGGTCGGAGAGCCGCATCGGGATCCTCCGCACGGCGCTCGTCGCCGCCCTCGGCTCGCTGGCGCCCGTCGCCGTCTCCTCCCTCCTCCTCGCCGCGGGCGTCGCGCTCGGCGACCTCTACTCGCAGATCGACGCGGCCGACCGGCTGTGGGCGCCGTCCGTCGTGCTGGTCGCGGTCGCCGCCGCTGCCAGCCGGGGTCTCGCGCCCGCCCATCGCGACGGCCTCCGCGCCGCGCTGCTCGCGGCGGTCCTCGCGGGGCTGCTCGCGGGCGGTCACGGGGTCGACCTCACACGCGGCGTCGCGCTCCTCATCGGGCTCGGCCTCGGCCGGATCCTCGTGCCGCTGTCCGCCCGCCCCGCCTGGCACGACCGGACGGCGTCGAGCGCGCGCGTCGTCGCCGCCACCGTGCTCGGCACGGTGACGCTCAGCTGGTGGATCGCCGCGGTCTCGGGCGACGCGATCGGCGTGCTGGGCGCGATGGGGTCGCTGCTCGACCCCGGCCCCACGGTGGCGGTGCTGTGCGTCCTGATCCTCGCCGTCGCGCTCCTCCTCCGCGGCCGGCGGCTCGGGCTCGTGCTCGGGATCGCGGCGCTGCTGCTCGTGACCGGTCTGCTCGCCTGGTACGACACGGTGATCCCGCTCGCCGAGGACTGGTTCGCCTTCCCCGTCGACTCGTGGATCGACGTCGAGCTGCCCCCGCTGGTGCTGACCACGTGGCTGGTGCCGGCGGCGGCGCTCGCGGTGCTGTTCGCCCGCCGCCGGTCGTTCGCCCGGCGCCCGTCCGCCGAGGGGCGTCCCGCCGGGCGCGACCGGGTCCTCGCGCAGCTGGCGCGGTCCGACGCGGGATCCCTGGGCTTCATGGGCACGTGGTCCGGCAGCAGCCACTGGTTCGCGGCCGACGACGGCGACCCGACCGTCCGCGGCGCCGTCGCGTACCGCGCCGCGCACGGGGTGGCCCTCACGGTGTCGGATCCCCTGGCCTCCGCCGACGACGCGCCCGCGACGATCCGCGCCTTCGCCCGGCACTGCTCGGCCCGCGGCCTCGTCCCCGCGTTCTACAGCATCCACTCCCGCCACCTGCCGGTCTTCGCCGAGCTCGGCTGGAGCATCACGCCGGTGGCGGAGGAGGCCGTGATCGACCTCGCGGGCTTCTCCACGTCGGGCAAGCGCCGACAGGACCTGCGCACGGCCGCCAACCGCGCGGCTCGCGACGGCGTCGACGCGCTCTGGGGCACCTACCGCGGCCTGCCGGACGACCTGCGCCGCGCCGTCGACGCGCTCAGCGGCGACTGGGCCGACGCGAAGGCGCTGCCCGAGATGGGCTTCACGCTCGGAGGCCTGCGCGAGCTCGACGACCCCGAGGTGCGGATGCTCCTCGCGGTCGACGCCGCCGGTCGCGTGCACGGCGTCACCAGCTGGCTGCCGGTCTTCCGCGACGGGCGGCTCGTCGGCCGCACGCTCGACGTGATGCGACGCGGCGCCGATCCGATGCCCGGCGTGATGGAGTTCCTCATCGCGACCGCGGCCCGCGCCTTCCAGGCGGAGGGGCTCGAGACGCTGAGCCTCTCCGGCACGCCGCTCGCGGGCGTCGGGGAGATGCGGTCCGCTGGCGCGGTCGACCGGATCGTGGCGCGCCTGCTCACGGCGACCGGCCGCGTGCTCGAGCCGTCCTACGGCTTCACCTCGCTCCTGCGGTTCAAGGCCAAGTTCGACCCGCGCTACGAGACGCTCTGGCTCGCGTGCCCCACGGCGGCGGACCTCGCGCCGATCGGGCGCGCGCTGACGGCGGCGTACGTGCCGACCCTGCGGATCCGCCAGCTCGCGGGCGCGCTGCGGGCGGCACGCGGCGATGCCCGGGCCCGTCGTCGGGCGGCCAGGTCGGCGAGGCGTGCGGCACGGGGCGCTAGCTGTACTGGGTCATGA
- a CDS encoding FHA domain-containing protein FhaB/FipA, which produces MTELTLLVLRLAFLAVLWLFIFGIVYALRSDLFGQRVRKLREETGTAGGSPFPQSPYAAAAAPPRSPQPGVQPPPISSMPSGANSGAVPSRAKATTATARHLVITSGAKAGTEIPLGTEPLTIGRSSESGLVIRDDYTSTHHARLLLWNDEWMIQDLDSTNGTFLDGKRVSVPTQVPLDTPIRIGATSFELRR; this is translated from the coding sequence GTGACCGAGCTGACCCTCCTCGTCCTCCGTCTCGCGTTCCTCGCGGTGCTGTGGCTCTTCATCTTCGGCATCGTCTACGCCCTGCGCTCCGACCTCTTCGGCCAGCGCGTGCGGAAGCTGCGCGAGGAGACGGGCACGGCAGGCGGATCCCCGTTCCCGCAGTCGCCGTACGCCGCGGCCGCCGCCCCGCCCCGCTCCCCGCAGCCGGGCGTGCAGCCGCCGCCCATCTCGTCGATGCCGTCCGGCGCCAACTCCGGTGCCGTCCCGTCCCGCGCGAAGGCCACCACCGCCACCGCCCGCCACCTCGTCATCACCTCGGGCGCCAAGGCCGGCACCGAGATCCCGCTGGGCACCGAGCCGCTCACCATCGGCCGCTCGAGCGAGTCGGGCCTCGTGATCCGCGACGACTACACGTCCACCCACCACGCGCGGCTCCTCCTCTGGAACGACGAGTGGATGATCCAGGACCTCGACTCGACCAACGGCACCTTCCTCGACGGCAAGCGCGTGAGCGTCCCGACGCAGGTGCCGCTCGACACGCCGATCCGCATCGGCGCGACCAGCTTCGAGCTCAGGCGGTAG